A window of Sphingobacterium sp. lm-10 contains these coding sequences:
- a CDS encoding SusD/RagB family nutrient-binding outer membrane lipoprotein, translated as MKNFIKHTGLLAGLSLMTLFHACTKDFEEINTNPISYTEENFDPNFILSTAQLAYAGSNDFAYDTWRANLIYAGTMMQGLSTVVSYWAGDKYLLTPGYTSAYWERAYDEQVKRVVDLVEFTRDKPEYTNIHQVARIWRALIFQRITDLYGDVPYSEAGLGFHQNILYPKYDAQQAIYADMLNELEEAVNAFDPAADQLTGDMVYRGNIAQWQKFGHTLMLRMAMRLTKVDQAVAREYVAKAIGNTMANNADNAIVNHDESGGRVTQNRNSQVFLDGGQEHYYVKWSDTFINLLKATDDPRLRVAVTNLYPATATGGVPSSVNQNPAFITTASVQKGMPNGRDLSGVAARDISTHPTFTQMSDYSSPHPVMISRVAPTFLLTFSESELLLAEANVRWGLGSDAATHYRTALQSSIENLSRWGTALAVPAATANAYLDAQPLVVGQELEQIATQYWLHNCTVFNFYEVWNNWRRTGFPNLTPINYINNATQGRIPRRFPYPIAEEATNPAAFRAASGAVPGGDLLTGRVWWDPQ; from the coding sequence ATGAAAAACTTTATAAAACATACAGGATTATTGGCAGGCTTAAGCTTGATGACATTGTTTCATGCCTGTACAAAAGATTTCGAAGAAATCAATACTAATCCCATATCGTATACCGAAGAAAATTTTGATCCTAACTTTATCTTATCTACGGCTCAATTAGCGTATGCAGGGAGCAATGACTTCGCATACGACACTTGGCGTGCCAATTTGATCTACGCGGGTACGATGATGCAAGGATTGTCTACGGTCGTTTCCTATTGGGCAGGCGACAAATACCTGCTTACACCAGGGTATACTTCTGCTTATTGGGAGCGCGCTTACGATGAGCAAGTCAAGCGCGTAGTGGATCTGGTCGAATTTACGAGAGATAAACCGGAGTATACGAATATTCATCAGGTTGCCCGGATCTGGAGAGCACTTATATTTCAGCGAATCACTGATTTATATGGTGATGTACCTTATTCAGAAGCCGGCCTAGGGTTTCACCAAAATATCTTGTATCCCAAATATGATGCACAGCAGGCCATCTATGCGGATATGTTAAATGAACTGGAAGAAGCGGTAAATGCTTTTGACCCTGCAGCCGATCAACTAACCGGAGATATGGTATATCGTGGTAATATCGCGCAGTGGCAAAAGTTTGGTCATACCTTGATGCTTCGCATGGCGATGCGCCTTACCAAAGTAGATCAAGCCGTAGCGCGGGAGTACGTAGCCAAAGCAATTGGAAATACCATGGCAAACAATGCAGACAATGCAATTGTAAACCATGATGAGTCGGGTGGTCGCGTTACCCAAAATCGTAACAGCCAGGTATTCCTGGATGGTGGCCAAGAGCATTATTATGTAAAATGGTCGGATACATTCATCAACTTGTTAAAAGCGACGGACGATCCGCGTTTGCGTGTAGCAGTTACCAATTTATACCCAGCCACTGCGACTGGTGGTGTGCCTTCTTCCGTGAATCAAAATCCGGCATTCATCACGACAGCTTCTGTGCAAAAAGGAATGCCTAACGGGCGTGACTTGAGTGGGGTAGCGGCAAGAGATATTTCAACGCATCCGACGTTCACTCAGATGTCTGACTACTCTAGTCCGCATCCGGTTATGATAAGCCGAGTTGCGCCGACTTTCTTACTGACATTCAGTGAATCGGAATTGCTACTAGCCGAAGCAAACGTACGGTGGGGGTTGGGCAGTGATGCAGCCACGCACTATCGTACTGCATTGCAATCATCTATTGAAAACTTATCTCGATGGGGTACGGCTTTAGCTGTTCCGGCTGCGACAGCAAACGCATACCTCGATGCACAACCATTAGTGGTAGGTCAGGAATTGGAGCAGATTGCTACACAGTACTGGTTGCACAATTGCACGGTGTTTAATTTCTATGAGGTGTGGAATAACTGGCGCCGTACGGGCTTTCCAAACTTGACACCTATCAACTACATCAATAATGCAACACAAGGTCGTATTCCGCGTCGTTTTCCTTATCCGATAGCAGAGGAAGCAACGAATCCAGCAGCGTTCCGTGCTGCTTCGGGTGCCGTACCTGGAGGTGATTTGTTGACAGGACGTGTTTGGTGGGATCCACAATAA
- a CDS encoding TolC family protein has product MIRITLFILIGLLSSVRFGAYAQTDTTTSATQEFSLQDLEDFLFTNHPVLKQIQLLSESARASVTQALGKFDPALYADFKNKYFGEIDYYNDWSSELKVPLWLAGADLKVGYDRNVGMFTNPQSRTPNAGLSGVGISIPLGQGLLIDSRRNTLMQARAMVEYAEAEQVQQINGLWYQAISDYWDWYYAYRQFRLLQEGVRLADTRFRAISAQTTLGDRPPIDSVEAAITLQEREMQLAKYAIEFRNKKLILSNHLWNENEQPVELPEYARPTSVNISDLSPDAQLLSQLLEVAEEQHPELLMLESKGLQLNIEERYRREMLKPRLDISGTLISSRRNFSESLPPIYDFNFGNYKLGMSFAFPIFLRGERGKLREVRIQQDQLRYDQVIIGRNIRNDINTTYNDLTAYTQQLRLQVKSIANQEVLLAGELQKFELGESTLFIINSRESTLIDMQRQRENLVTAYQKALAGLYYKAGTRTTEYDTTP; this is encoded by the coding sequence ATGATTAGAATTACACTATTCATCCTTATTGGCCTGTTGTCATCTGTGCGTTTCGGCGCATATGCACAGACAGATACGACCACATCTGCTACACAGGAATTTTCTTTGCAAGATCTAGAAGATTTCCTTTTCACCAATCATCCGGTTTTAAAGCAGATTCAGCTACTCAGTGAATCTGCCCGGGCATCAGTAACGCAGGCGCTGGGCAAATTTGACCCGGCATTGTATGCTGATTTCAAGAACAAGTATTTTGGAGAAATAGATTATTACAACGACTGGAGCAGCGAATTAAAAGTACCGTTGTGGTTGGCTGGTGCAGATTTGAAGGTCGGATACGATCGTAATGTGGGCATGTTTACCAATCCGCAGAGCCGAACACCGAATGCAGGTCTTTCCGGTGTAGGCATTAGTATCCCTTTAGGACAAGGATTGTTGATTGACAGTCGTAGGAACACACTGATGCAAGCACGTGCTATGGTCGAATATGCAGAAGCCGAACAAGTACAACAGATCAATGGTCTTTGGTATCAAGCCATATCAGACTATTGGGATTGGTATTATGCTTACAGACAATTTAGGTTGTTGCAAGAAGGCGTTCGCTTAGCCGACACCAGATTTCGGGCTATTAGTGCACAAACTACGCTTGGAGATCGGCCACCGATAGACTCTGTAGAAGCAGCCATTACATTGCAAGAACGCGAAATGCAGCTCGCAAAGTATGCTATTGAATTTCGCAATAAAAAGCTGATTTTATCGAACCACCTTTGGAATGAAAATGAGCAGCCTGTAGAACTGCCTGAATATGCAAGACCTACTTCTGTAAACATCAGCGACCTATCCCCAGATGCGCAGCTCCTGTCACAATTGCTGGAAGTGGCAGAAGAACAACACCCAGAACTATTGATGTTGGAAAGCAAGGGCTTACAGCTTAACATAGAAGAGCGGTATAGACGAGAAATGCTCAAACCAAGGTTAGACATTTCGGGTACGCTGATTTCTAGCCGACGTAATTTTAGTGAATCTCTGCCGCCAATCTATGATTTTAACTTCGGAAACTATAAACTAGGAATGTCCTTTGCCTTCCCTATTTTTTTACGCGGTGAGCGCGGCAAATTGCGGGAGGTACGTATTCAACAGGATCAGCTTCGTTATGATCAAGTGATCATAGGTCGAAACATCCGAAATGACATTAATACCACCTATAACGACTTGACTGCATACACACAGCAACTGAGATTGCAAGTAAAAAGCATTGCTAATCAAGAAGTCTTATTGGCCGGTGAGTTACAAAAATTTGAGCTGGGTGAGAGCACCTTGTTCATTATAAATAGCCGGGAGTCTACACTTATAGACATGCAGCGTCAGCGTGAAAACCTAGTGACAGCTTATCAAAAAGCCTTGGCCGGACTGTATTACAAAGCGGGTACACGCACTACGGAATACGATACTACTCCATAG
- a CDS encoding biotin/lipoyl-binding protein yields MAIKKPLDPRVVTWRDLSERGQKQLLPNRGAIVLGRVLLIAGVIFVALLFLPWRQTIPGRGTVSALRPEDRPQTIQNQIGGRIEHWAVKEGDEVRRGDTLLVISEIVQSYFDPELPIRLEEQLEAKRNSETAADQKMVATEAQISALTNGLQYQLESATNSVEQARNVVKIDSADLTAMQIFLETSVARLERYEQGYRDGLFSLTDIETRRLNLQNDKAKVISAENKLSNSRQSFINAKIELNNIRARYNESLAKAQSDLGSAFSSKASARGDISKIRNEIANIDVRRGLYIVRAPQDGFIVKTLKAGIGETIKDGESVATLQSKKPLLAAEVYINAMDVPLVGLEDDARLQFEGWPSIQFSGWPSVAIGTFAGTVTVIDKVSSRNGQYRLLIRPAQPVPEGDENWPKQLRLGSGVHTRIILNRVPLWYEIWRQLNGFPPSLEQEQGGHALD; encoded by the coding sequence ATGGCCATTAAGAAGCCCTTAGATCCACGTGTGGTCACTTGGAGAGATCTGTCTGAGAGAGGCCAGAAACAATTATTGCCTAATCGGGGGGCAATTGTTTTAGGACGTGTGCTGTTGATTGCCGGTGTTATTTTTGTCGCGTTATTATTCCTACCCTGGCGTCAAACTATTCCAGGAAGGGGTACTGTCAGTGCCTTGCGTCCGGAAGATAGACCCCAGACGATACAAAACCAAATTGGCGGCCGTATCGAACACTGGGCAGTAAAGGAGGGCGATGAAGTACGCAGGGGCGACACACTGCTTGTGATTTCAGAGATAGTACAATCTTATTTTGATCCTGAGTTACCGATCCGTTTAGAAGAGCAATTGGAGGCAAAACGCAATAGTGAAACTGCTGCGGATCAGAAAATGGTCGCTACAGAAGCACAAATTTCTGCTTTAACAAATGGCCTGCAATACCAATTAGAGTCGGCAACAAATTCGGTGGAACAGGCCCGAAATGTGGTGAAAATTGACAGTGCCGACCTAACGGCCATGCAGATTTTTCTCGAGACCAGCGTTGCCCGCTTAGAGCGGTACGAACAAGGTTATCGAGATGGCTTATTCTCTCTTACCGACATTGAAACACGCAGGCTAAACTTACAAAATGATAAAGCCAAGGTCATTAGCGCTGAAAATAAACTATCTAACTCAAGACAATCGTTTATCAATGCTAAAATTGAGTTGAACAATATCCGTGCACGGTACAACGAGTCGCTGGCCAAAGCGCAATCCGACTTGGGATCGGCTTTCTCCAGCAAAGCTTCTGCTCGCGGAGATATTTCGAAAATAAGAAATGAAATTGCCAATATTGACGTGCGTCGCGGTCTCTACATCGTGCGTGCGCCACAAGATGGTTTTATCGTCAAAACATTAAAAGCGGGTATTGGAGAAACGATTAAAGATGGAGAATCGGTCGCGACCCTGCAATCCAAAAAGCCTTTGCTAGCTGCCGAGGTTTATATCAATGCCATGGATGTACCGCTTGTTGGTTTGGAAGACGATGCCCGTCTGCAATTTGAGGGATGGCCTTCTATCCAATTCTCTGGTTGGCCATCTGTTGCCATAGGTACTTTCGCCGGTACGGTCACGGTTATCGATAAAGTGAGTAGTCGAAATGGGCAATACCGTTTACTGATTCGCCCGGCACAACCTGTTCCGGAAGGCGATGAAAACTGGCCTAAACAGCTCCGGCTGGGATCAGGTGTACACACACGGATTATTCTCAATCGTGTACCGCTGTGGTACGAGATCTGGCGTCAGCTAAATGGTTTCCCGCCTAGTCTGGAGCAAGAGCAAGGTGGACATGCGTTAGATTAA
- a CDS encoding ABC transporter transmembrane domain-containing protein produces the protein MASKPGSPTPMQRLVRLLHPERRTINYIFVYAVIIGIFSLSLPLGITAVFNFLTNGAMYSSTYILIAFVLTAVIVGGVLLIGQLSLVEYIEQKLFLRCSLEFAYRLPRIKPQELEGENLVELVNRFFDVIVIQKGVIKLLIDLITAAVTIMVSLIILSFYHPLFIVLSVVTVALIIMIVAIYYQRGLSASIEESQHKYETVAYLEAVAEEIQEYRGDKEKMRQIIEDTDLITGKYLKARNEHFRVLKRFFASSVFLRTLLFGAMLLLGSHFVVERQMTFGQFVAAEVLIVQVGYAIEKLFTNLNTIFDMLTGSVKLGAVTDLALEEDAVPYGH, from the coding sequence ATGGCTAGCAAACCCGGAAGCCCAACTCCCATGCAACGGCTGGTAAGATTGTTGCATCCCGAACGTAGAACCATCAATTACATTTTTGTTTACGCCGTTATTATAGGGATATTCAGTTTAAGTCTTCCATTAGGCATTACTGCTGTATTCAATTTTTTGACTAATGGAGCCATGTACAGCTCTACCTATATCCTGATCGCATTTGTGCTTACGGCAGTAATTGTTGGTGGGGTACTCTTAATAGGTCAACTTAGTCTCGTAGAATATATAGAACAAAAACTATTTCTTCGTTGCTCCTTGGAATTTGCATATCGACTTCCTCGGATCAAACCTCAAGAGCTGGAAGGAGAAAATCTGGTCGAACTGGTGAACCGATTTTTCGATGTCATCGTGATCCAGAAAGGTGTTATTAAGTTACTCATAGATCTGATCACTGCCGCAGTGACCATCATGGTGAGTTTGATTATTTTATCTTTTTATCACCCCTTGTTTATCGTACTAAGTGTGGTAACGGTTGCGTTAATTATTATGATTGTCGCCATTTATTACCAGCGAGGTTTATCGGCCAGTATCGAAGAATCTCAGCATAAATATGAGACCGTCGCTTATCTCGAAGCGGTGGCGGAAGAAATTCAAGAATACCGTGGCGACAAAGAGAAGATGAGACAGATTATAGAAGACACTGATCTCATTACAGGCAAATATCTGAAAGCGAGAAATGAACATTTTCGTGTGCTGAAACGCTTTTTTGCAAGCTCTGTCTTTCTACGCACATTATTGTTTGGCGCAATGCTGTTGCTTGGTTCTCATTTTGTGGTGGAAAGACAAATGACCTTTGGACAGTTCGTTGCCGCGGAAGTACTTATTGTACAAGTTGGTTATGCCATTGAGAAGCTTTTCACGAATTTAAACACCATCTTTGACATGCTCACAGGCAGTGTTAAATTAGGTGCAGTTACTGATTTAGCGTTAGAGGAGGACGCGGTGCCTTATGGCCATTAA
- a CDS encoding alpha/beta hydrolase → MKKAILSLFTAIILLASCAKEEAVDYYPVDQDLVLRNVKYGEDELQRMDVYLPATRSTDQTNIIVYIHAGDWSSGNKDDISLDDNLVSILKEHFPGYALFNLNHRLAADSGDYTGAATKAEMDILQAMDYIYNQAPVYQISTNTYMAGLESGAQLASLYTLKSAGVSSRVKGCIVISGAFDLMSVFETGNPVIQNSLRTYIGGSPTDHSSLYQSASPIQYVSSASPPFLIIHANNNTKFPIGQAEEFAQSLNTNGVVYEFIKYDSVKDSISAPDTEIVFNKIKKFLQ, encoded by the coding sequence ATGAAAAAAGCTATACTATCTCTATTCACAGCAATAATCCTGCTTGCCTCTTGTGCAAAAGAAGAAGCAGTGGATTATTATCCGGTGGATCAAGATTTGGTTTTGCGTAATGTCAAATATGGAGAAGATGAGCTCCAGCGTATGGATGTATATTTGCCCGCTACGCGAAGTACAGATCAGACCAACATCATTGTATACATACATGCGGGAGACTGGTCCTCTGGAAATAAAGATGACATCAGCCTGGATGATAATTTGGTTAGTATTCTAAAAGAGCACTTTCCCGGATATGCACTCTTTAACTTAAATCATCGACTGGCCGCCGATAGTGGCGACTATACTGGCGCAGCGACGAAAGCAGAGATGGATATACTGCAAGCCATGGATTACATCTATAACCAAGCGCCTGTATATCAGATATCTACCAATACATATATGGCTGGATTAGAATCTGGTGCACAATTGGCGTCACTGTACACCCTAAAAAGTGCGGGAGTATCTTCTCGTGTAAAAGGTTGTATCGTTATTTCCGGCGCTTTCGATCTAATGTCTGTTTTTGAAACAGGTAATCCTGTAATACAGAACTCTTTGCGAACCTATATAGGAGGATCTCCGACTGATCATTCTTCTCTTTATCAATCTGCCTCACCAATTCAGTATGTTTCTTCTGCCAGCCCACCATTTTTAATAATTCATGCTAATAATAATACTAAGTTTCCAATTGGACAAGCAGAAGAATTTGCTCAAAGCCTGAACACGAATGGTGTAGTTTACGAATTCATTAAATACGATAGTGTTAAGGATAGTATTTCTGCTCCCGACACAGAAATAGTATTCAATAAGATCAAAAAGTTCCTACAGTAA
- a CDS encoding AMP nucleosidase, whose product MSKNKKLKLENSPVIAGLKSKEDIVINWLPRYTGRPLEEFGEYILLTNFSNYVKIFSEMHDHAPILGLDKPMQTCTAGGITIINFGMGSPMAATIMDLLSAIKPKAVLFLGKAGGLKKNNNIGDLVLPIAAIRGEGTSNDYFPPEVPALPAFALQKAISTTIRDHSSDYWTGTVYTTNRRVWEHDKAFKKYLKTIRAMCVDMETATIFSVGFANKIPTGALLLVSDQPMIPEGVKTAQSDVSVTAKYVEKHIGIGIDALKQLINNGLTVKHLQF is encoded by the coding sequence ATGAGCAAAAACAAAAAATTAAAACTCGAAAATTCACCGGTAATAGCCGGACTTAAAAGTAAAGAGGATATTGTGATCAATTGGTTGCCAAGATATACTGGCAGACCCTTGGAAGAATTTGGGGAATATATCTTACTCACCAATTTTTCGAATTACGTAAAGATCTTCTCCGAAATGCATGATCACGCTCCTATCCTAGGCCTGGACAAGCCAATGCAAACCTGTACAGCAGGAGGCATCACCATCATCAACTTTGGCATGGGAAGCCCAATGGCTGCCACTATCATGGATTTATTATCTGCTATCAAACCAAAAGCAGTTTTGTTTCTTGGTAAAGCTGGGGGCTTGAAAAAGAACAACAATATAGGAGACTTAGTGCTGCCGATCGCAGCGATTCGTGGCGAAGGAACGTCTAATGATTACTTTCCGCCTGAAGTACCGGCTCTGCCTGCATTTGCTTTGCAAAAGGCCATCTCAACGACCATTAGAGATCATTCTTCCGATTACTGGACAGGCACGGTGTATACCACCAACAGACGTGTTTGGGAACACGACAAGGCCTTTAAGAAATACCTGAAAACGATCCGCGCGATGTGTGTTGATATGGAAACTGCCACCATATTTAGTGTAGGATTCGCCAATAAAATTCCAACAGGTGCATTGCTGCTTGTATCCGACCAGCCGATGATTCCGGAAGGTGTGAAAACCGCTCAATCAGACGTGTCAGTGACTGCAAAATATGTGGAAAAACACATCGGCATTGGCATTGACGCCTTGAAGCAGCTTATCAACAATGGATTAACGGTAAAACACCTTCAGTTTTAA
- the clpX gene encoding ATP-dependent Clp protease ATP-binding subunit ClpX, translating into MSKSNQKDIHCSFCGISKSEAQMLIAGDGAHICDRCVQQASEILAEELKQRKSKNLQTVLKLIKPMEIKQHLDQYVIGQDDAKKVISVAVYNHYKRLNQRVDPDEIEIEKSNLIVVGETGTGKTLLAKTVAKILNVPFCIVDATVLTEAGYVGEDVESILTRLLQAADYDVAAAERGIIYIDEIDKIARKSDNPSITRDVSGEGVQQALLKILEGTNVNVPPQGGRKHPDQKMISVNTSNILFICGGAFDGIQKKIADRLRTQTVGYKMKDDEQDIDLKNLYKYITPQDLKNFGLIPELIGRLPVLTYLDPLDKETLLSILTVPKNALTKQYAKLFEYEGVALQFDQEVFDFIVEKAWEFKLGARGLRSICEAIMLDAMFEIPTSKEHESEKTLHVTLDYAKKKIAKSDIKKMQVA; encoded by the coding sequence ATGAGTAAGTCGAACCAAAAAGATATACATTGTTCTTTCTGCGGTATAAGCAAAAGCGAGGCACAAATGCTGATTGCTGGGGATGGCGCACATATCTGTGATCGATGTGTACAACAGGCTAGCGAAATACTCGCAGAAGAACTCAAACAACGCAAAAGCAAGAATCTGCAGACAGTACTGAAGCTAATTAAGCCCATGGAGATCAAACAACATCTTGATCAATACGTTATTGGGCAGGATGATGCTAAAAAGGTGATTTCTGTAGCGGTATACAATCATTATAAAAGATTGAACCAACGCGTAGATCCAGATGAAATTGAGATCGAGAAATCCAACTTAATTGTAGTCGGTGAAACCGGTACCGGTAAAACGCTATTAGCAAAGACGGTTGCAAAGATTCTGAATGTGCCATTTTGTATCGTGGATGCCACGGTGCTTACAGAAGCCGGCTACGTGGGTGAAGATGTGGAAAGCATACTTACCCGCTTGTTACAAGCGGCAGATTATGATGTAGCAGCTGCCGAGCGCGGTATCATCTACATTGATGAGATTGATAAGATCGCTCGTAAAAGCGACAATCCTTCCATCACACGTGATGTATCGGGAGAAGGTGTACAGCAAGCGCTTCTGAAAATATTGGAAGGCACGAACGTCAATGTACCGCCGCAAGGTGGGCGTAAGCATCCAGATCAGAAAATGATTTCGGTGAACACGAGCAATATACTATTCATTTGTGGTGGCGCTTTCGATGGTATTCAAAAGAAGATTGCTGACAGATTACGCACCCAAACGGTTGGTTATAAAATGAAAGATGACGAGCAGGATATTGACCTGAAGAATCTGTATAAATATATCACACCGCAGGATCTGAAGAACTTTGGCTTAATTCCCGAATTAATCGGTCGTTTGCCAGTGCTTACCTACTTGGACCCATTGGATAAGGAAACGCTGTTAAGCATTCTTACTGTGCCTAAAAATGCACTCACAAAACAGTATGCTAAACTCTTCGAATACGAAGGTGTAGCGCTACAGTTCGACCAAGAGGTATTCGATTTTATCGTCGAAAAGGCTTGGGAGTTTAAGCTCGGCGCCCGTGGATTACGAAGTATCTGCGAGGCCATTATGCTGGATGCGATGTTTGAAATACCGACCAGCAAAGAACATGAAAGCGAGAAAACATTACATGTCACGCTCGACTACGCAAAAAAGAAGATAGCCAAATCGGATATAAAAAAAATGCAAGTCGCTTAA
- the clpP gene encoding ATP-dependent Clp endopeptidase proteolytic subunit ClpP, protein MNIDKNEFRKYAIKHHRIGSQHVDSFIGRVESNIPTNLTPYIIEERQMNVAQMDVFSRLMMDRIIFMGDAINDQVANIVQAQLLFLQSTDAQRDIQIYINSPGGSVYAGLGIYDTMQYIAPDVATICTGIAASMGAVLLVAGAKGKRAALRHSRVMIHQPSGGAQGVASDMEINLREMLKLKEELYTIIAEHSGQTYEWVEKSSDRDYWMRAAEAKEYGMIDEILMPKKKENK, encoded by the coding sequence ATGAATATAGATAAGAACGAATTCAGAAAATACGCTATCAAGCACCACCGTATCGGCAGCCAACATGTCGATAGTTTCATAGGTCGTGTGGAAAGCAATATACCTACGAACCTGACACCTTATATTATTGAAGAACGTCAGATGAACGTAGCGCAGATGGACGTGTTCTCCCGCCTAATGATGGATCGGATTATCTTTATGGGCGACGCGATCAATGATCAAGTAGCCAATATTGTACAGGCACAGCTATTGTTTTTACAATCTACTGATGCACAGCGTGATATCCAGATTTACATCAATTCTCCGGGTGGCAGCGTGTATGCCGGCTTAGGTATTTATGACACGATGCAATACATTGCTCCCGACGTAGCGACGATCTGTACCGGAATTGCTGCCTCCATGGGTGCAGTTTTGTTGGTGGCAGGTGCTAAAGGCAAGCGTGCAGCACTACGTCATTCTCGTGTGATGATTCACCAGCCATCTGGCGGTGCTCAAGGGGTCGCCTCGGATATGGAGATCAACCTCAGAGAGATGTTGAAATTGAAAGAGGAATTGTACACCATCATTGCAGAGCATTCCGGACAAACGTATGAGTGGGTAGAGAAATCCTCCGATCGTGATTATTGGATGCGTGCTGCTGAAGCAAAAGAATATGGTATGATCGATGAGATCTTGATGCCAAAAAAGAAGGAAAATAAATAA
- a CDS encoding type I restriction enzyme HsdR N-terminal domain-containing protein, whose amino-acid sequence MFVPIPLNLPNCVLKLTKGENCTYVYDELRKKKLVLTPEEWVRQHWIHYLHTHKKYPKSLMQIEGGLTLNSLKKRSDLLIYDTAGSKILLAEFKAPTVKISEKTFSQIANYNKVHKIPLLLVSNGIEHYYCIINFEREDFTFLDELPAFQSINPNV is encoded by the coding sequence ATGTTTGTACCTATTCCGTTAAATCTTCCTAATTGTGTACTAAAACTTACCAAAGGGGAAAATTGTACTTATGTGTACGATGAACTACGGAAGAAGAAATTGGTACTTACACCAGAGGAATGGGTGCGCCAACATTGGATTCATTACCTGCACACCCATAAAAAATACCCAAAAAGTTTGATGCAAATTGAGGGTGGTTTAACGTTAAACTCCCTGAAAAAACGCAGCGATCTACTCATTTACGATACGGCAGGTTCGAAAATTTTGCTGGCAGAGTTTAAAGCACCAACTGTCAAAATTTCCGAAAAAACATTTTCTCAAATTGCAAATTATAATAAAGTTCACAAAATACCCTTACTTTTAGTCAGTAATGGAATTGAGCATTATTATTGTATAATAAATTTTGAACGTGAAGATTTTACTTTTTTGGACGAGCTTCCGGCTTTTCAAAGCATCAATCCGAATGTTTAA